The genomic segment GCCAGGGACAGGGTGGGCTCGTGGGTGAAGTCGGAGAAGCAGACGTGGGCGAAGCGCTCCGCCTGGGCCCGCACCGCTTCCACCACCTTGGGGTGGGCGTAGCCGGTGGTGTTTACGGCGATGCCCGCCATGAAGTCCAGAAAGACGTTGCCGTCGACGTCCTCGAGGAAAACCCCCTGGCCCCGAACCGGGACGAAGGGGTAGGGCCTCACGTAGGAGGGGGAGAGCACGGCCTGCCCCCTTTCCAGGAGCTCCTTGGCCTTGGGCCCCGGGAGGGGCGTGCTCACTGCTGGTCTCATACGGGAAAAGTCTACCAAGGGAGCCGGCCCCTTCCCAGGCGCACTTTATGCGCCGAGGGCGCAGGGTTTTGCGGGGAATCCGGGGCTAGAGAAGCCCCCGGGCTACCAGGTGGGGCCGGGCGTAGAAGAGGGTAAGAGCGGTGGCCGCGTCCTCCAGCTCCCCCCGTTCCAGGAGGGTGTAGGCCTCCCCCAGGGGGAGCTCCACGGTTTCCAGGAGCTCCCCTTCCTCCAGGCGCGGCCGCCCCACCACCTCCGCCCCCAGGGCCAGGAAGGGGTGGAAGACCACGGCGGTGAAGGAGGGCTGGGGGTGGAAGGGGGGTAAGGGGAGGACCTCCAGGACCCTGGCCCCCACCTCCTCCAGAAGCTCGCGCCGGGCGGCTTCCTCTGGCGTCTCCCCCGGATCCACCTTGCCTGCGGGGATCTCCAGGAGGAACTTGCCCGTGGGGTGGCGGTACTGGCGGATGAGGAGGGCGGTGGCCCGGTGGGTTACGGGCAGGACGAAGCTCGCCGCCACCGGTCCCGGCCGGTAGATGTAGGTGAGCTCCTTGCCCGTGTGGGTGCGCACCCGCTCGCGCACCAGGCGCACGGGTTCGGAGAGGATCTCCTCGATGAGCAGGCGCTCCCAGGGGTTCATCTCGCCAGACGCTCGATGACCCGGCGCACCTTCTCCCCGGGGGCCTTGGGGCCTAAGGCCTTGGTCACCGCCCCGATGGCCGCCAAGGGGGTCTTGAACTGGGATAGATCTACGTTTTCCCGGATCCAGGCCTCGATTTCCTCCTCGCTCATCTCCTTTGGCAGGAAGCGATCCAGGAACGCCACCTCAAACTGGTTGCCCTGCTCCAGGGCGATCTCCTTTAGGGCCTTCAGCACCTTTACCGCTTCGGCATCGGGCAGGGGCTTGCCGTCCCCCTTGCGGTCCAGCTCGGCCTTCACCACCCGGGCGAAGTTCAGGGTCTTCCCATCCCGGGCCTTCATGGCCTCCTTGATGGTTTCTTTGATGGCCTCGTAGATCCCCATCCCCTCCAGTCTAGCCCGTACAATGCCCGTATGT from the Thermus thermamylovorans genome contains:
- a CDS encoding GatB/YqeY domain-containing protein, which translates into the protein MGIYEAIKETIKEAMKARDGKTLNFARVVKAELDRKGDGKPLPDAEAVKVLKALKEIALEQGNQFEVAFLDRFLPKEMSEEEIEAWIRENVDLSQFKTPLAAIGAVTKALGPKAPGEKVRRVIERLAR
- a CDS encoding NUDIX hydrolase; the protein is MNPWERLLIEEILSEPVRLVRERVRTHTGKELTYIYRPGPVAASFVLPVTHRATALLIRQYRHPTGKFLLEIPAGKVDPGETPEEAARRELLEEVGARVLEVLPLPPFHPQPSFTAVVFHPFLALGAEVVGRPRLEEGELLETVELPLGEAYTLLERGELEDAATALTLFYARPHLVARGLL